From Methanomassiliicoccales archaeon LGM-RCC1, one genomic window encodes:
- the purD gene encoding phosphoribosylamine--glycine ligase, which translates to MKVLAVGGGGREHAAVEALYRSGAEIYSVMKNANPGIIARSRKHLLCSEKDLDQVCAFAKENGVEVAYIGPEAPLEVGIVDALEAIGVKCAAPTKAAARIETSKTFMRELVDKYKIKGNLGFAHFDNAKDAEAYLKTIDHEIVVKPVGLTGGKGVKVQGEHLHNMQETMEYINEIFDGNIGGAGVILEEKAVGEEFTQMAFVDGKKVVPMPLVQDHKRAYEGDVGPNTGGMGSYSDSNHLLPFITESERKEAIAIIQSVIDAMAKEGCPYRGPIYGQFMLTVNGPKIIEFNARFGDPEAMNVLTALESSFQDICLQMATGTLSDDVKFFDKATVCKYIVPKGYGVKSESGHEITVDEKGIKDSGAVVYYANVDQKDGKLVTGTSRSIGIVGIGKDLEEAEQNCEKALQYVKCDAIFLRHDIGTRALVQKRVDHMKELRSA; encoded by the coding sequence ATGAAGGTACTAGCAGTCGGAGGCGGAGGAAGAGAGCACGCGGCAGTGGAGGCGCTGTACAGGTCAGGGGCCGAGATCTACTCGGTCATGAAGAACGCCAACCCCGGCATCATCGCCAGATCGAGGAAGCACCTGCTCTGCAGCGAGAAGGACCTGGACCAGGTATGCGCATTCGCCAAGGAGAACGGCGTTGAGGTCGCATACATCGGACCGGAGGCCCCTCTGGAGGTCGGCATCGTCGATGCCCTTGAGGCCATCGGCGTCAAATGCGCCGCGCCCACCAAAGCGGCTGCCAGGATCGAGACTTCCAAGACGTTCATGAGGGAGCTCGTGGACAAGTACAAGATCAAGGGCAACCTGGGATTCGCCCACTTCGACAACGCCAAGGACGCAGAGGCTTACCTGAAGACCATAGACCACGAGATCGTGGTGAAACCCGTAGGTCTCACAGGCGGAAAGGGAGTGAAGGTCCAGGGAGAGCACCTGCACAACATGCAGGAGACCATGGAATACATCAACGAGATCTTCGACGGCAACATCGGCGGGGCCGGTGTCATACTCGAGGAGAAGGCTGTCGGAGAGGAGTTCACGCAGATGGCGTTCGTCGACGGCAAGAAGGTCGTCCCGATGCCCCTCGTGCAGGACCATAAAAGGGCCTACGAGGGCGATGTAGGGCCGAACACCGGAGGAATGGGTTCCTACAGCGACTCCAACCATCTCCTGCCCTTCATAACGGAATCCGAGAGGAAGGAGGCGATAGCGATCATCCAATCCGTCATAGACGCTATGGCAAAGGAGGGATGCCCCTACCGCGGACCCATCTACGGACAGTTCATGCTCACGGTCAACGGACCGAAGATCATCGAGTTCAACGCAAGATTCGGGGACCCCGAGGCAATGAACGTCCTCACTGCATTGGAATCCAGCTTCCAGGACATCTGCCTTCAGATGGCCACTGGAACGCTCAGCGACGATGTGAAGTTCTTCGACAAGGCCACGGTGTGCAAGTACATCGTGCCCAAGGGATACGGCGTGAAGTCAGAGTCCGGTCACGAGATCACAGTCGATGAGAAGGGCATCAAGGACAGCGGTGCGGTCGTGTACTACGCCAATGTGGACCAGAAGGACGGCAAACTCGTCACAGGCACTTCCAGATCCATCGGAATCGTCGGAATCGGAAAGGACCTCGAGGAGGCCGAGCAGAACTGCGAGAAGGCTCTCCAGTACGTCAAGTGCGATGCCATCTTCCTGAGGCATGACATCGGAACCCGCGCCCTCGTTCAGAAGAGGGTCGACCACATGAAGGAACTCCGCTCGGCATGA
- a CDS encoding tRNA pseudouridine synthase A translates to MKRVAVKIAYLGEGFNGSQIQPSGRTVESEVLDKLVTVSKLTPEDLDLKFSSRTDKGVNALGNAICFNSVFTHNTTLLKALNAIGGDIYFRSVCEVTEDFNVRYATSRIYRYILPTECLDIDLALECADIFLGEHDFARFCKPDNKPTVAKVDRIDIDVQGDIMILEFEARFFLWNMIRRMVAAIESVAKGIHDMEDVHRALDDLEEINFGVARPDALTLVDVNYDWLSFEPADQSLFEERKNEDSFVRDLRKNFFDSL, encoded by the coding sequence ATGAAGAGAGTGGCAGTCAAGATCGCCTACCTGGGCGAGGGATTCAACGGCTCCCAGATCCAACCTTCCGGAAGGACGGTGGAATCCGAGGTTCTGGACAAACTGGTCACGGTTTCCAAGCTGACGCCGGAGGACCTGGACCTCAAGTTCTCGAGCCGGACCGATAAGGGTGTGAACGCCCTCGGCAACGCGATCTGCTTCAACTCCGTTTTCACACACAACACAACCCTCCTGAAGGCATTGAACGCCATAGGAGGGGACATCTACTTCAGATCAGTATGCGAGGTGACTGAGGACTTCAACGTCCGCTACGCAACGAGCCGCATCTACAGATACATCCTTCCGACCGAATGCCTGGACATAGATCTTGCCCTAGAATGCGCAGACATCTTCCTGGGAGAGCATGATTTCGCGAGATTCTGCAAACCTGACAACAAGCCGACCGTAGCCAAGGTGGACAGGATCGATATCGATGTTCAGGGCGACATCATGATCCTGGAGTTCGAGGCCCGCTTCTTCCTTTGGAACATGATCCGCAGGATGGTGGCAGCCATAGAATCCGTCGCCAAAGGAATCCATGACATGGAGGACGTACACAGGGCATTGGACGACCTTGAAGAGATCAACTTCGGCGTAGCAAGGCCCGACGCATTGACCCTGGTCGATGTGAACTACGACTGGCTGAGCTTCGAACCGGCTGATCAATCCCTTTTTGAGGAGAGGAAGAACGAGGATTCGTTCGTACGTGATCTCCGCAAGAACTTCTTCGATTCGCTGTGA
- the hypB gene encoding hydrogenase nickel incorporation protein HypB, whose protein sequence is MHIVQPGMEIDVLKENGKLAHENYKLLKQHGIKSVDFMGSIGAGKTALIIKLAEKLRAKGVRVCAIAGDVTGVDDYTRFEQSGLKAFNCNTQKECHLDAHLVEHTLAQINLDDYDVVFIENVGNLVCPADFPLGTDYRVVVISTTEGDDMVRKHHDIFLHSDIAVLNKMDICDAVGVDPEVIAQDYNKLTGGLKQIYKCSVRKEEGLDEILAALNL, encoded by the coding sequence ATGCATATAGTCCAGCCAGGTATGGAGATCGACGTTCTGAAGGAGAACGGCAAGCTCGCCCACGAGAACTACAAGCTTCTGAAGCAGCACGGGATCAAGTCCGTGGACTTCATGGGATCCATCGGAGCCGGCAAGACCGCTCTTATCATCAAGCTCGCCGAGAAGCTCAGGGCCAAGGGCGTCCGTGTCTGCGCCATAGCAGGCGATGTCACCGGCGTGGACGACTACACGAGATTCGAGCAATCTGGACTGAAGGCATTCAACTGCAACACGCAGAAGGAATGCCACCTGGACGCACACCTTGTGGAGCACACCCTGGCGCAGATCAACCTGGATGACTACGACGTCGTCTTCATCGAGAACGTCGGCAATCTGGTGTGCCCCGCGGACTTCCCCCTGGGAACGGACTACAGGGTCGTCGTCATCTCCACAACGGAGGGCGACGACATGGTGAGGAAGCACCACGATATCTTCCTGCACTCGGACATCGCAGTGCTGAACAAGATGGACATATGCGACGCAGTGGGAGTTGACCCCGAGGTCATCGCCCAGGACTACAACAAGCTGACCGGAGGTCTCAAGCAGATCTACAAGTGCAGTGTCAGGAAGGAAGAGGGCCTGGACGAGATCCTGGCGGCCCTGAACCTGTGA
- the gatD gene encoding Glu-tRNA(Gln) amidotransferase subunit GatD — MYSDSLSKQLEALGAVEGSKLSVTKDGRNSVGTLMPHHEFSAPDVLIIKVKSGYNVGIRITPDTKIEVLEKPMERVRKDVPVEFQKGLPKLVLIGTGGTIASYVDYRTGAVHPALSTSDMVNAVPEIREIANVDATVLFSIFSENMDVDHWQELAQEVKRQIDGGADGIIIPHGTDTMGYTAAALSFMLGDVPKPVVLVGAQRSSDRPSSDASSNLMACARFCVNGKKSGVYVIMHDTSGDDSFAVHLGTRVRKMHTSRRDAFHSINVAPVAHLDKDGKIEMHIDGHNVRSGETVVKSDMEKSCILLQYYPGMDPKLFEDIIMKSKGVVIAGSGLGHVNSNMVPLLKKACDNGTVIVMTSQCLNGRTNLNVYNTGRDMLSAGVITVWDMLPETAYVKLMWALANSSSVEEAKELMKTPLAGEMSDRRTIDV; from the coding sequence ATGTACTCAGATTCGCTTTCAAAGCAGCTGGAGGCCCTCGGCGCGGTCGAGGGTTCCAAACTATCCGTCACGAAGGACGGCAGGAACTCCGTGGGAACACTGATGCCCCACCACGAGTTCAGCGCCCCCGACGTACTGATCATCAAGGTCAAGAGCGGATACAACGTCGGAATCAGGATCACGCCCGATACGAAGATCGAGGTTCTGGAGAAGCCCATGGAGAGGGTCAGGAAGGACGTCCCTGTCGAATTCCAGAAGGGACTGCCCAAGCTGGTCCTCATCGGTACCGGCGGTACCATCGCATCCTATGTGGACTACAGGACCGGTGCCGTGCACCCTGCGCTATCCACTTCGGACATGGTAAACGCCGTCCCGGAGATCAGGGAGATCGCCAATGTCGATGCGACCGTTCTCTTCTCCATATTCTCGGAGAACATGGACGTGGACCACTGGCAGGAGCTCGCTCAGGAGGTCAAGAGGCAGATCGACGGCGGAGCCGACGGTATCATCATCCCCCATGGTACGGATACCATGGGATACACCGCAGCCGCTTTGTCGTTCATGCTGGGCGACGTTCCCAAACCCGTCGTGCTCGTCGGAGCACAGAGGTCCTCGGACCGTCCGTCCTCCGATGCTTCCAGCAATCTGATGGCATGCGCCAGGTTCTGCGTCAACGGGAAGAAGTCCGGAGTCTACGTCATCATGCACGACACCTCCGGTGACGATTCCTTCGCCGTCCACCTCGGAACGAGGGTCAGGAAGATGCACACCTCAAGGCGCGATGCGTTCCATTCAATTAACGTAGCTCCCGTCGCACATCTGGACAAGGACGGGAAGATCGAGATGCACATCGATGGCCACAACGTAAGGTCGGGAGAGACCGTCGTGAAGTCCGACATGGAGAAGTCGTGCATCCTGCTCCAGTACTATCCGGGTATGGACCCCAAGCTGTTCGAGGACATCATCATGAAGTCCAAAGGGGTCGTCATCGCCGGATCGGGTCTGGGGCACGTAAATTCGAACATGGTCCCCCTGCTGAAGAAGGCATGCGACAACGGAACGGTCATCGTCATGACCTCCCAGTGCCTCAACGGAAGGACCAACCTCAACGTCTACAACACCGGCAGGGACATGCTGTCTGCCGGAGTGATCACGGTATGGGATATGCTCCCGGAGACCGCCTACGTCAAGCTGATGTGGGCGCTCGCCAACTCATCTTCGGTCGAGGAGGCCAAGGAGCTGATGAAGACGCCTCTCGCAGGCGAGATGTCTGACAGGAGGACCATCGATGTCTGA
- a CDS encoding glycosyltransferase family 39 protein: MRKFGKDSAGPSEGADRESGTGWLQNHCAIAVCIIAILAFVLRTVFVYGVSAGSDFALSGGSDAQYHLHVVESILDGSFIFGSDAAINYPIGGLNVNPPLYDMIAAAIGAISSASFALAILAPIFGALTVFPVYFIGKELGGYKIGFVAALLYGLMALPISSSVFSNGTEYAFAAFLVAIFTLAFIKVVRKVNDNELAFKEIAIAGVILGLIALSWNGFRAVFVMLIIIMVIQLVMDRFNSKDFKEPLYSYSIMMLIGIAIGAAYYIPAGLWDAVFSGPVLITIIAVAFGFIFKALESKPWIFTIPGLVAAFIIIAVVLFFAAPDYCNALIFGNSIYSNSLMEELAKVGVSISKMSAYYGWLLMWMPAMLGIYEFYKYARKERTHTKLAYTMWLLVLWFAAWTSYGTAVAMGCVFAVASAIVLVKVITKADLKAWYASMRGAGFPGFLRKMIKPLPFLSVVIAVFLVAAPCIVNAVDAGISSNEDYDYFGYGNTTYTVETNDDSYPMSYIYENLLPHISDNIAFASWIDYAADLEARGFMTVNDPTGSGASAVAQMYLAQGSAGATAAQIVRLMMANPEVSFNTAFGDFSRVGMSISDYIQSPDVAKDIVLNDSSFGNVKADITDENAVYLASIKKITDNMSTYDIMETYQKARALTGQQIGYYVLDGSMLPLMYGDGDILSTIAYFAGYTVDGYGAASQFYSLITYYSNYYPAAATDALYGTFLWKALIGNTPEDAGYSSSFSYLYDLASSNGKVKPTPGEGLAGYEIMSWYVKYNPDAHAAASDDGWEYMDYADAVAKQSKDGGIINYLSSIIVYEYVGTGSSLMTSSVANENDEPLSGITVQVKSYNDYYGKNTVYYETKTNSNGEFTVMVPEDGDYTLVFKNGSLELTATEGVNYTILSASFIGLVTLGSSLEIMEDYLYVLDSGDEKYYLQSVIGMISSASAVDEQGNSVLIKPGVYSYELRNTSAAAVASGTITLYPGENNGLMVSPTSYKVTLSATDSHGQAVSEGTFVLTNTSTGETYTTANVGSDTYIYVPSGTYTVKMEGGYVTTYSSSQSVTSSRTISLTAYESDSITVRNASELLLNAYGGGFTTTVSYGLVDLPVTIGANSTAFMIYGSDGTDVYYGQYTGASTSITLQSSKACEVTGSIGSAGTVVFVNGSMYFTATAGSDGKFSILLPSLSYVVYAYNDSNKAYLGTENITGDKDLGTLSLGDGKKITATYNYASGTSSSNVGLAFAPISLRCEIGNGTYTLPALTDTSGKATFVIPKDATGVTVTAANGSVNNSSFNASSLSKSVEDGTADASATVTIDKSGIVSQTVRAPYTMTLTPYGGGDDIKFDRSAVLAPGQYTAKIDPATGSYFNGTVYVHPGETSFTGLNVIVVYGVKIVKGDLDELTITGDKTHDNYNGDDVYYFEYDCDYYLKTSNPSTGMIRNGYLNPTKTGSVPASLDMTTNARTNVITGYVGAIADGTVYFSYEGGVVVEAEVENGAFTIDIPDNITVAAVKAEVTKTIDGEVYGYFGSVSNVDLTSGVVNIPVYNNDVAVDYTSGDLQVKFNYANFVGGYADANITVYNNTDSLKTYVITAGSAWTLDGTYQIILQAGESGSITVEGTYDEKSSGIGSQGATLTVKDFNGTTSKTVHILEGGAEIDFSSVTMKTASECDNKDKLSGSEYMYALTFVNDGAATALDISASVGAGYTVVLMTENGELIKQAEDRLFVIPAKTTTVIYAKVMTMTSQMTTAPSITVSTDLGSKTLSPSTIDLEIDSMTVSGDTAVDERSGIPMGIWFIFGLSIIMLILIVWMGSKRGVFSRR; this comes from the coding sequence ATGCGCAAATTCGGAAAGGACTCAGCCGGCCCCTCTGAAGGGGCTGACCGCGAAAGCGGTACAGGGTGGTTGCAGAACCACTGTGCTATCGCCGTTTGCATCATCGCAATACTCGCTTTTGTATTGAGGACGGTGTTCGTTTACGGCGTTTCCGCAGGCAGCGACTTCGCGCTGTCGGGCGGTTCTGATGCACAATATCATCTGCACGTTGTCGAAAGCATACTCGATGGAAGCTTCATTTTTGGAAGTGATGCGGCTATCAACTATCCCATCGGAGGGTTGAACGTCAACCCGCCGCTCTACGATATGATCGCTGCCGCAATCGGAGCTATATCCTCGGCGTCGTTCGCCCTTGCCATCCTCGCACCGATATTCGGCGCACTCACGGTCTTCCCCGTGTACTTCATCGGGAAGGAGCTGGGAGGATACAAGATCGGCTTCGTTGCCGCACTCCTCTACGGTCTGATGGCGTTACCCATCAGTTCCTCGGTATTCTCCAACGGAACTGAATACGCCTTTGCAGCATTCCTAGTTGCAATCTTCACACTGGCCTTCATCAAGGTCGTCAGGAAGGTCAACGACAATGAGTTGGCCTTCAAGGAGATTGCCATCGCAGGTGTAATCCTCGGTCTGATAGCACTCTCGTGGAACGGATTCCGCGCAGTGTTCGTGATGCTGATCATCATCATGGTCATCCAGCTCGTCATGGACCGCTTCAACAGCAAGGATTTCAAGGAGCCTCTCTACAGTTACTCGATCATGATGTTGATCGGTATCGCAATCGGAGCGGCCTACTACATACCTGCAGGCCTTTGGGATGCGGTTTTCTCCGGACCTGTTCTCATCACAATCATCGCCGTGGCATTCGGATTCATCTTCAAGGCGCTCGAGAGCAAGCCTTGGATTTTCACGATCCCCGGCCTCGTCGCGGCATTCATCATCATCGCCGTGGTGCTGTTCTTCGCAGCACCCGACTACTGCAATGCCCTGATATTCGGAAACTCGATCTACAGCAACTCCCTTATGGAAGAGCTCGCTAAGGTCGGTGTGTCCATCTCGAAGATGTCCGCCTACTACGGATGGCTCCTCATGTGGATGCCTGCCATGCTCGGAATCTACGAGTTCTACAAATACGCAAGGAAGGAGCGCACCCACACCAAGCTCGCCTACACAATGTGGCTCTTGGTCCTCTGGTTCGCAGCCTGGACATCATATGGAACCGCAGTCGCAATGGGCTGTGTGTTCGCAGTCGCTTCCGCCATCGTCCTGGTCAAGGTCATCACGAAGGCCGACCTCAAGGCATGGTACGCAAGCATGAGGGGTGCCGGATTCCCCGGATTCCTCAGGAAGATGATCAAGCCTCTGCCCTTCCTCTCAGTAGTTATCGCGGTCTTCCTCGTGGCAGCACCCTGCATCGTCAACGCAGTCGACGCAGGAATCTCTTCCAACGAGGACTACGACTACTTCGGATACGGAAACACGACCTACACGGTCGAGACGAACGACGACTCATACCCCATGAGCTACATCTACGAGAACCTCCTGCCCCACATCAGCGACAACATCGCATTCGCCTCTTGGATCGATTACGCCGCAGATCTGGAAGCCAGGGGATTCATGACGGTGAACGATCCTACGGGAAGCGGCGCCTCAGCAGTAGCCCAGATGTATCTGGCACAGGGTAGCGCAGGAGCCACCGCGGCACAGATCGTCCGTCTGATGATGGCCAACCCTGAAGTTTCCTTCAACACAGCGTTCGGAGATTTCAGCAGGGTAGGAATGAGCATCAGCGACTACATCCAGAGCCCTGATGTCGCAAAGGACATCGTCCTCAACGACTCATCGTTCGGAAATGTCAAAGCCGACATCACCGACGAGAACGCGGTCTATCTTGCATCCATCAAGAAGATCACCGACAACATGAGCACATATGACATCATGGAGACCTACCAGAAGGCACGTGCGCTCACCGGTCAGCAGATCGGATACTACGTCTTGGACGGATCCATGCTCCCCCTGATGTACGGCGACGGAGACATCCTCTCCACTATCGCTTACTTCGCAGGCTACACCGTTGATGGATACGGAGCGGCTAGTCAGTTCTATTCCCTTATCACATACTACTCCAATTACTATCCCGCAGCCGCGACGGATGCTCTCTACGGCACCTTCCTCTGGAAGGCACTCATCGGAAACACTCCCGAGGACGCAGGATACTCATCATCGTTCTCGTACCTCTACGACCTCGCTTCCAGCAACGGAAAGGTCAAACCCACTCCCGGCGAGGGACTGGCCGGATACGAGATCATGAGCTGGTACGTCAAGTACAACCCCGACGCTCACGCTGCTGCATCCGACGACGGATGGGAGTACATGGACTACGCCGACGCGGTGGCCAAGCAGAGCAAGGACGGAGGAATCATCAACTACCTCTCGTCCATCATCGTCTACGAGTACGTCGGAACGGGATCATCCCTGATGACCTCCAGCGTCGCCAATGAGAACGACGAGCCCCTGAGCGGAATCACCGTCCAGGTGAAGTCATACAACGACTACTACGGTAAGAACACAGTCTACTACGAGACCAAGACCAACTCCAACGGAGAGTTCACCGTCATGGTCCCCGAGGATGGAGACTACACTCTGGTGTTCAAGAACGGAAGCCTCGAGCTCACCGCCACCGAGGGAGTCAACTACACCATCCTCAGTGCGAGCTTCATCGGATTGGTCACGCTCGGAAGCTCCCTCGAGATCATGGAGGATTACCTCTACGTGCTCGACTCCGGCGATGAGAAGTACTACCTCCAGTCCGTGATCGGAATGATCAGCAGCGCATCCGCGGTCGACGAACAGGGCAACTCGGTCCTGATCAAGCCCGGAGTGTACAGCTACGAGCTCCGCAACACCTCCGCAGCCGCGGTCGCATCCGGAACAATCACGCTGTACCCCGGAGAGAACAACGGACTGATGGTATCCCCCACATCCTACAAGGTCACCTTGTCGGCGACCGACTCGCACGGACAGGCCGTCTCTGAGGGTACCTTCGTGCTCACCAACACCTCCACCGGCGAGACATACACCACGGCCAACGTGGGAAGCGACACGTACATCTACGTCCCCAGCGGAACATACACCGTCAAGATGGAGGGCGGATACGTCACCACCTACTCGTCATCCCAGTCTGTGACCAGTTCGAGGACCATCAGCCTCACCGCATACGAGTCCGACAGCATCACCGTCAGGAACGCGAGCGAGCTGCTCCTCAACGCATACGGAGGAGGATTCACCACAACGGTCAGCTACGGACTCGTCGACCTTCCGGTCACGATCGGAGCCAACTCGACCGCATTCATGATCTACGGCAGCGACGGAACGGATGTCTACTACGGACAGTACACCGGAGCATCCACCAGCATCACCCTCCAGAGCAGCAAGGCCTGCGAGGTGACTGGATCCATCGGATCCGCAGGAACCGTCGTCTTCGTCAACGGCAGCATGTACTTCACGGCGACAGCCGGATCTGACGGAAAGTTCAGCATCCTCCTGCCCAGCCTCAGTTATGTCGTATATGCGTACAACGACAGCAACAAGGCATACCTCGGAACCGAGAACATCACCGGTGACAAGGACCTCGGAACGCTGTCCCTCGGAGACGGAAAGAAGATCACGGCAACTTACAACTACGCATCCGGAACGAGCTCGTCCAATGTCGGATTGGCATTCGCTCCGATCAGCCTCAGGTGCGAGATCGGCAACGGTACCTACACCCTGCCGGCACTGACCGACACCAGCGGAAAGGCGACGTTCGTCATCCCCAAGGATGCAACCGGAGTCACCGTCACCGCAGCCAACGGATCGGTCAACAACAGCAGCTTCAACGCATCTTCGCTCAGCAAGTCTGTCGAAGACGGAACCGCTGATGCATCCGCGACCGTCACCATCGACAAGTCCGGAATCGTCAGCCAGACTGTCAGGGCACCCTACACCATGACTCTCACTCCCTACGGAGGAGGAGACGACATCAAGTTCGACAGATCCGCGGTCCTCGCACCCGGACAGTACACCGCTAAGATCGACCCGGCTACTGGCAGCTACTTCAACGGTACCGTATACGTCCACCCCGGAGAGACATCCTTCACCGGATTGAACGTCATCGTGGTCTACGGAGTGAAGATCGTCAAGGGAGACCTCGACGAGCTCACCATCACCGGAGACAAGACACATGACAACTACAACGGTGACGATGTCTACTACTTCGAGTACGACTGCGACTACTACCTGAAGACCTCCAACCCCAGCACCGGCATGATCAGGAACGGCTACCTCAACCCCACCAAGACGGGAAGCGTGCCTGCATCCCTTGACATGACCACCAACGCCAGGACGAACGTCATAACCGGATACGTCGGCGCGATCGCTGACGGAACCGTCTACTTCTCCTACGAGGGCGGAGTGGTCGTCGAGGCAGAGGTCGAGAACGGAGCATTCACAATCGACATCCCCGACAACATCACAGTCGCGGCAGTCAAGGCGGAGGTCACAAAGACCATCGACGGCGAGGTCTACGGATACTTCGGATCCGTTTCCAATGTGGACCTGACGAGCGGAGTCGTGAACATACCCGTGTACAACAACGATGTCGCGGTCGACTACACCAGCGGAGACCTGCAGGTGAAGTTCAACTATGCCAACTTCGTCGGAGGATACGCGGATGCCAACATCACGGTGTACAACAACACCGATTCGCTGAAGACCTACGTCATCACCGCAGGCAGCGCATGGACCCTGGACGGAACATACCAGATCATCCTGCAGGCCGGAGAGAGCGGAAGCATCACGGTCGAGGGAACCTACGACGAGAAGTCGTCGGGAATCGGATCGCAGGGAGCGACCCTGACGGTCAAGGATTTCAACGGAACCACTTCAAAGACGGTCCACATCCTCGAAGGAGGGGCCGAGATCGATTTCAGCAGCGTCACTATGAAGACCGCCAGCGAGTGCGATAACAAGGACAAGCTGTCCGGATCGGAGTACATGTATGCATTGACATTCGTCAACGATGGGGCCGCTACCGCTCTCGACATCAGTGCGAGCGTCGGAGCAGGATACACCGTCGTGCTCATGACCGAGAACGGTGAACTGATCAAGCAGGCCGAGGACAGGTTGTTCGTCATCCCCGCAAAGACCACCACCGTGATCTACGCCAAAGTGATGACCATGACCAGTCAGATGACCACCGCACCTTCGATCACAGTGTCGACAGATCTGGGCTCCAAGACGCTCAGCCCGTCGACCATCGACCTCGAGATCGACTCGATGACCGTTTCCGGAGACACCGCAGTGGACGAGAGGTCCGGAATCCCCATGGGAATCTGGTTCATCTTCGGTCTTTCGATCATCATGCTCATCCTCATTGTCTGGATGGGCTCCAAGAGGGGGGTGTTCTCACGCAGATGA